The following are encoded together in the Salvelinus alpinus chromosome 37, SLU_Salpinus.1, whole genome shotgun sequence genome:
- the LOC139565930 gene encoding plexin-C1-like isoform X3, producing MIYEMRAVFWGVLLACVDWSWGQETHSFDGDVRDFAIGDSSVYVVTDDRLFQLNHDFTKVIKRDNPNVVYPNQEVPPSDETYPFKVNILLPFIKNKTLITCGTTKCGYCEILDLNEISKSVHSEDSEVGSLDPGDSTIGFIVDVGKNSYIMAGRLKSRVRNKCVNSDELLVLRNTLDGQKGGIFSQSDESATPYIEARQKEKFQFVDGFQSNSHIYVFSNVPKEPQVRLIWFKSENNKANTLKSLEGATLKCCGIMERRRLLSSSVIQGSGGLHGQVLWAGVFTAGNTSDPINTMLAIYNISHSTGPQLKNDDPDFCYEDCAKSPGKGTTPELQPEAVVFKYSSMTSVLAVRHNSWLVFFIGTGDGQLIKLAVDKAYKPACPRVLYKSDDDRRVFPKMHLDPVDRKHVYMALRNQLMRVPVAQCSEHKSLKDCWSAQDPFCGWCESENSKSRCSFQDDCLQPSAWISISEDSQQQNMVSYQVEKSSSGEKITLTVKVHLNVNGTGSLTFTCHFFNTSGDLCDRTSPAPALPRCSCLFSSDQLPAEGLDVTVEIRVGKQNLTEKLMLTNCSDITGPPTSALCSQCMTAGCSWSNDACSWTPRSANSDSIQDVCRLSQSGMNYSEPVIVSIVPSVLSFHGRNHALMTGKNLHHVTRVRIQGHMDCSLKESPVWNHTGSSLTFHIPSGDKGSVIVCAVLPDGRCLGKATVTYVSSPSCTGLTPSTTWASGKRKIKVQGFHLEFVEGVVHDLRGQTIQSNYSSGTLWYHAPPFEHINQPVTSTVSLRVTNQTLACSSQLTYHPDPDFTSYTAIKTGNDLRVTIEKRADKLNIATEEILVFGVQEENQDVECVMETIEKSNGSDSVICEIKNTPNVNIKSVRIRVGNFTKNLLPKQAAPSLLIILVLIPIIIVVIVGAVWYSYIKQRKMAAQMNKQLELLECDIRNDIRQGFVDMQTEKCDLIENVGAIPFLDYKHFASRIFFPDGGPVMTSCIIDIGQPDESCQALSRLIRDQVFLTSFVHALEEQKNFNVKEKCAVASLLTVSLHGDLPYLTQVMEELLRALMEQPSNSQPKLMLRRTESIVEKLLTNWMSICLYGFLRESVGQPLFLLVCALTQQMSKGPVDSVTEKALYTLNEDWLLWQAQDFSPMRLQVLFAVGTDGEVSEPLEVSALDCDTVEQVKEKILLAFKTKFGFPYNTPLRQIHIEYEKDGRFVPLKEVDARSGVLGEVTMLNTLKHYKVPDGASIKVLSKTHPTLSPQSSLKDDQNYSTKYFHLIDPDIDQDQKKNPERKKLKLKEVYLTKLLSTKVAVHSFVENLFRTIWGTPNLKAPPAIKYFFDFLDAQGESKRISDPDVLHIWKTNSLPLRFWVNILKNPQFVFDMEKTPPLDGCLSVIAQAFMDSFSLAEKQLGKHDPTNKLLYAKDISQYKQEVRAYYKQVRDQPPINSSEFKEFLHEESKKHENEFNESASLCELYKYMQRYFDEIKLKLDQNGAPMELKEQLQHVKSLFDSLNCS from the exons ATGATTTACGAGATGAGGGCTGTTTTCTGGGGAGTACTCCTCGCCTGTGTGGACTGGAGTTGGGGCCAGGAGACTCACTCATTCGATGGCGACGTCCGCGACTTTGCCATTGGTGACAGCTCGGTATACGTCGTTACGGATGACCGACTCTTCCAGCTGAACCATGATTTTACCAAAGTTATAAAGAGGGATAATCCGAACGTAGTTTATCCTAACCAAGAAGTACCTCCTTCCGATGAAACGTATCCATTTAAGGTAAACATTTTACTGCCATTCATAAAAAACAAGACCTTGATCACTTGTGGAACCACAAAATGCGGCTACTGTGAAATACTGGATCTCAACGAAATCTCCAAATCTGTGCATTCGGAGGATAGTGAGGTGGGTTCATTGGACCCTGGAGATTCAACCATTGGCTTTATTGTTGATGTCGGGAAGAACTCCTACATTATGGCTGGAAGGTTGAAGAGCCGTGTGCGTAACAAGTGTGTCAATTCAGATGAGTTGCTTGTCCTACGGAATACACTAGATGGACAGAAGGGAGGAATCTTTTCTCAATCAGATGAGAGCGCGACTCCGTATATTGAGGCCAGACAAAAGGAGAAGTTTCAGTTTGTGGACGGCTTTCAGAGTAATTCACACATCTACGTGTTCTCGAACGTTCCCAAAGAGCCTCAAGTTCGACTTATTTGGTTCAAGAGCGAGAACAATAAAGCAAATACTTTGAAGTCCCTCGAAGGTGCGACACTCAAATGCTGTGGAATCATGGAGCGCCGGCGGCTCCTGTCTTCCTCTGTAATTCAAGGTTCTGGTGGGCTCCATGGGCAGGTGCTCTGGGCAGGTGTGTTCACGGCTGGTAACACAAGCGACCCCATCAACACAATGCTGGCCATCTATAACATCAGCCACTCTACAGGGCCTCAACTCAAGAACGATGACCCAGACTTCTGCTATGAAGACTGTGCAAAG TCACCGGGAAAAGGTACCACCCCGGAGCTGCAGCCAGAGGCAGTGGTGTTTAAATACAGCTCCATGACATCAGTGTTGGCAGTGAGACACAACTCCTGGCTGGTGTTCTTCATCGGGACAGGAGACGGACAACTCATCAAG CTTGCTGTAgacaaggcctacaaacctgcctGTCCCAGAGTGCTCTACAAGTCAGATGACGACCGCCGTGTGTTTCCCAAGATGCACCTGGATCCAGTGGACCGCAAACATGTGTACATGGCACTGAGGAACCAG TTGATGCGTGTGCCTGTGGCTCAGTGCAGTGAACACAAGAGTCTGAAGGACTGTTGGTCTGCTCAGGACCCCTTCTGTGGCTGGTGTGAGTCTGAGAACAGCAAGTCAAG ATGTTCGTTTCAGGATGACTGCCTTCAGCCTTCAGCCTGGATCTCCATCTCTGAGGACTCCCAACAACAGAACATGGTCTCTTACCAGGTGGAGAAGAGCAGCAGTGGAGAGAAGATCACACTCACTGTCAAGGTCCACCTGAATGTGAATGGGACAGGAAGTCTCACCTTTACCTGCCACTTCTTCAATACAAGTGGTGATCTGTGTGACAGGACAAGCCCCGCTCCAGCGTTGCCTCGATGCTCCTGCCTGTTCTCCAGCGACCAGCTTCCTGCTGAAG GTCTGGATGTCACAGTGGAGATAAGAGTGGGGAAGCAGAACCTTACTGAGAAACTGATGCTCACTAACTGTTCAGACATCACTGGACCACCTACCTCTGCCCT gtGTTCTCAGTGCATGACAGCTGGATGTAGCTGGAGTAATGATGCCTGCTCCTGGACACCCAGGTCTGCCAACTCAGACTCCATACAG GACGTGTGCAGACTCAGCCAGTCAGGAATGAACTACTCT gagCCAGTGATCGTCTCCATAGTGCCCAGTGTCCTGTCCTTCCATGGGAGAAACCACGCCCTGATGACTGGGAAGAACCTCCATCACGTGACTAGGGTTCGCATCCAAGGGCACATGGACTGCAGTCTCAAGGA GTCTCCTGTGTGGAACCACACTGGGTCCAGTCTGACGTTCCACATCCCCAGTGGAGACAAAGGTTCTGTCATTGTGTGTGCCGTGCTGCCAGACGGTCGCTGTCTGGGCAAGGCCACTGTCACCTATGTGTCCTCACCGTCCTGCACTGGGCTAACACCAAGCACTACCTGGGCTag TGGGAAGAGGAAGATCAAGGTCCAAGGGTTCCATCTAGAGTTTGTGGAGGGGGTTGTTCATGACCTGAGGGGTCAGACCATCCAATCCAACTACAGCTCTGGG ACTCTGTGGTACCACGCACCTCCCTTTGAACACATTAACCAGCCAGTCACCTCAactgtgtctctgagagtgaccAATCAGACACTGGCCTGCTCATCACAGCTCACCTACCATCCCGACCCAGATTTCACCAGCTACACCGCAATCAAGACAGGAAACGACCTGCGTGTCACCATTGAG AAAAGGGCTGACAAGTTGAACATCGCCACAGAAGAGATCTTAGTGTTTGGTGTTCAGGAGGAGAACCAGGATGTAGAGTGTGTCATGGAAACCATCGAGAAGAGCAACGGGAGTGACTCTGTCATCTGTGAGATAAAGAACACTCCCAACGTTAACATCAAGTCAGTGAGG ATAAGAGTTGGAAACTTCACGAAAAACCTTTTACCAAAACAAGCTGCACCTTCACTCCTAATCATCCTTGTGCTTATACCCATCATCATTGTGGTCATTGTGG GTGCGGTGTGGTATTCCTACATTAAACAGAGGAAAATGGCAGCACAAATGAACAAGCAGCTGGAACTGCTGGAGTGTGACATCAGAAATGACATCAGACAAG GATTTGTGGATATGCAGACGGAAAAGTGTGATTTAATTGAGAACGTTGGAGCCATCCCTTTCTTGGACTACAAGCACTTTGCTTCCAGGATCTTCTTCCCTGAC GGTGGACCTGTGATGACCTCCTGTATCATAGACATTGGCCAG CCTGACGAGAGCTGCCAGGCCCTGTCCAGACTGATCCGGGATCAGGTGTTCCTCACCTCCTTCGTCCACGCTCTGGAGGAGCAGAAGAACTTCAACGTCAAGGAGAA GTGTGCGGTGGCCTCCCTGCTGACCGTGTCCCTCCACGGTGACCTGCCCTACCTGACCCAGGTGATGGAGGAACTACTCAGGGCTCTGATGGAGCAGCCCAGTAACTCCCAGCCCAAACTCATGCTGCGACGCACCGAGTCCATCGTAGAAAAGCTGCTCACCAACTGGATGTCCATCTGTCTCTACGGCTTCCTcagg GAGAGTGTGGGCCAGCCTCTTTTCTTGCTGGTTTGTGCTCTGACCCAGCAGATGTCTAAAGGCCCAGTGGACTCAGTCACAGAAAAGGCTCTCTACACACTTAATGAAGACTGGTTACTGTGGCAGGCTCAGGACTTCAGCCCAAtg AGGCTGCAAGTGCTGTTTGCTGTGGGAACAGACGGAGAGGTCAGTGAGCCTCTGGAGGTCAGTGCTCTGGACTGTGACACGGTGGAGCAGGTCAAGGAGAAGATCCTCCTGGCATTCAAGACCAAGTTTGGCTTCCCCTACAACACCCCTCTCCGACAGATACACATCG AGTATGAGAAGGATGGAAGGTTTGTCCCACTGAAGGAGGTGGATGCCAGGTCAGGGGTTCTAGGAGAAGTGACCATGCTCAACACACTCAAGCATTACAAG GTACCGGATGGAGCGTCCATCAAAGTGCTCTCTAAGACCCATCCCACTCTGAGTCCTCAGAGCAGCCTGAAAG ACGATCAGAACTACTCCACAAAGTACTTCCATCTG ATTGACCCTGACATTGACCAGGACCAAAAGAAGAACCCGGAGAGGAAGAAGCTGAAACTGAAGGAAGTGTACCTCACCAAGCTGCTCTCCACCAAG gTCGCTGTGCATTCGTTTGTGGAAAACCTGTTCAGAACCATCTGGGGAACCCCTAACCTCAAAGCCCCGCCTGCCATCAAGTACTTCTTTGACTTCCTGGACGCccagggagagagcaagaggatCAGTGATCCAGATGTACTACACATCTGGAAAACCAACAG CCTGCCCCTGCGGTTCTGGGTGAACATCCTGAAGAACCCCCAGTTTGTGTTTGACATGGAGAAGACCCCGCCTCTAGACGGCTGTCTGTCCGTCATTGCCCAGGCCTTCATGGACTCCTTCTCCCTGGCTGAGAAACAGTTGGGCAAG CATGACCCAACCAATAAGCTGCTCTATGCCAAAGATATCTCCCAGTACAAGCAGGAAGTGAGGGCCTACTACAAGCAGGTCAGGGACCAGCCACCAATCAACAGCTCTGAGTTCAAGGAGTTCCTGCATGAGGAGTCAAAG AAACATGAAAACGAATTCAATGAATCTGCTTCCCTCTGTGAGCTCTACAAATACATGCAGCGGTACTTTGATGAG ATTAAACTGAAGCTGGATCAGAACGGCGCCCCCATGGAGTTGAAGGAGCAACTGCAGCATGTGAAGAGCCTGTTTGACAGCCTCAACTGTTCGTGA